Proteins encoded by one window of Labrus bergylta chromosome 2, fLabBer1.1, whole genome shotgun sequence:
- the LOC110001734 gene encoding beta-microseminoprotein gives MKCVALSLMLCALLSMSNAQCYSKALKPGMTHCQDDTDMTWHAVGSNWRNSECMDCSCSGCCAAYSTPRSFPDDCVSVFDPVACEYKVFKRNNPTVQCMIFGAVGK, from the exons ATG AAATGTGTGGCTCTATCTCTGATGCTATGTGCACTTTTGTCCATGTCAAATGCACAATGCTACTCTAAGGCCCTAAAACCAG gcATGACCCATTGCCAAGACGATACAGATATGACATGGCATGCAGTAGGATCTAACTGGAGAAACAGTGAATGTATGGACTGTTCTTGTAGTGGATGTTGTGCCGC GTATTCAACCCCCAGGTCGTTCCCGGATGACTGCGTGTCAGTGTTTGATCCAGTGGCATGTGAATACAAAGTGTTCAAAAGGAATAACCCAACTGTTCAATGCATGATTTTTGGTGCAGTTGGAAAATAG